A stretch of the Nitratifractor salsuginis DSM 16511 genome encodes the following:
- a CDS encoding DUF3375 family protein yields MTYEYLKSLKASHPALKLLCSDNFAMSVGLFHKIFIEDRQKVLPQHKIVSLLDDYLYTLHQSYPDEFPKAAQAYLDDFARAGFLRKYYAEAQEEPLYELTPHSQRVLEWIESLRKREFYGILR; encoded by the coding sequence ATGACCTACGAATACCTCAAATCGCTCAAAGCCTCCCACCCGGCCCTCAAACTTCTCTGCAGCGACAATTTCGCGATGAGCGTGGGGCTTTTCCACAAAATCTTTATCGAAGATCGGCAAAAAGTCCTGCCCCAGCACAAGATCGTCTCTTTGCTCGATGATTACCTCTATACCCTCCATCAGAGCTACCCCGACGAGTTTCCCAAGGCGGCGCAGGCATATCTTGATGATTTCGCCCGGGCGGGTTTTTTGCGCAAATATTACGCCGAGGCCCAGGAGGAGCCCCTCTATGAGCTGACGCCCCACAGCCAGCGGGTTTTGGAGTGGATCGAGAGTCTGCGTAAGCGGGAGTTTTATGGGATTTTAAGGTAG
- a CDS encoding FAD-dependent oxidoreductase, which produces MKSKIVIAGGGVAGVSAALLLGSLGMEVTLLERQATLVLGPPFCHLHAGGNLYREISDAQCRTLLRQSIDFAKLYPFVVDRRPTVIAVPTEDAGTPEALLPRLELLREDYAALVAQDSANEVLGAPEGYYRLFGRQELKKLAEMEPVEKPSSPEEWMIPVARHLDFDRVKFPLILVQEYGLNLFRLAAGAGLTLEAMERVTIHRSTRLVDVEPSGEGWRLRCEGAFTGELEADYLINAAGFRTGEIDDMLGLREKRMVEFKAAYTSRWKDREARWPEVIFHGERGTPQGMGQFTPYPAGYVQLHGMTERITLYPDGLVASTETSSQPRLPEHLLRKIEKGWPEDELQERTRRAIKHLARFLPDFAQAEVGSPPLFGAQQIPGEDPTLRVAEVAFPLPRYARCEIVKVSSVTDMAREILRDLERQGLAEGLPDESALWQIPQLHAIEEAALAQRARRIAQSRGYPAEMGERCIE; this is translated from the coding sequence ATGAAATCTAAAATCGTCATCGCCGGCGGCGGTGTGGCGGGGGTGAGCGCCGCGCTTTTGCTGGGGAGTCTGGGGATGGAGGTGACTCTGCTGGAGCGGCAGGCGACGCTGGTTTTGGGGCCGCCTTTTTGCCATTTGCATGCCGGGGGGAATCTCTACCGGGAGATCAGTGACGCGCAGTGCCGGACCCTGCTGAGGCAATCGATCGACTTTGCGAAGCTCTACCCCTTCGTTGTCGATCGGCGGCCGACTGTCATTGCCGTGCCCACGGAGGATGCGGGTACGCCGGAGGCCCTGCTGCCCCGTCTGGAGCTTTTGCGCGAAGATTACGCTGCTTTGGTAGCGCAGGATTCGGCTAATGAGGTGCTGGGAGCGCCGGAGGGATATTATCGTCTCTTTGGCCGCCAAGAGCTAAAGAAGCTGGCGGAGATGGAGCCGGTGGAGAAGCCGTCAAGCCCCGAAGAGTGGATGATCCCGGTGGCGCGGCATCTCGATTTCGACCGGGTGAAGTTTCCTCTGATCCTGGTGCAGGAGTATGGACTCAATCTCTTCCGCCTGGCCGCCGGAGCGGGGCTGACTTTGGAGGCGATGGAGCGTGTGACGATCCACCGCTCCACAAGGCTTGTGGATGTGGAGCCCTCGGGGGAGGGGTGGCGTTTGCGCTGTGAGGGAGCTTTTACCGGCGAATTGGAGGCGGACTATCTCATCAACGCGGCAGGCTTTCGCACCGGTGAGATCGACGATATGCTGGGGCTGAGGGAGAAGCGGATGGTGGAATTCAAAGCCGCCTATACGAGCCGTTGGAAGGATCGAGAAGCCCGTTGGCCTGAGGTGATCTTCCACGGAGAGCGGGGCACGCCGCAGGGAATGGGGCAGTTTACTCCCTATCCGGCGGGCTATGTGCAGCTGCACGGAATGACGGAGCGCATCACCCTCTACCCCGACGGACTGGTGGCCTCCACCGAAACGAGCAGCCAACCCCGCCTGCCCGAGCACCTTTTGCGCAAGATCGAAAAGGGCTGGCCCGAAGATGAGCTGCAAGAGCGCACCCGCCGGGCTATTAAGCACCTCGCCCGCTTCCTTCCCGACTTCGCCCAGGCAGAAGTGGGCAGCCCGCCGCTTTTCGGAGCCCAGCAGATCCCGGGAGAGGACCCCACCTTGAGGGTGGCGGAGGTGGCCTTCCCCCTGCCGCGCTACGCCCGCTGTGAAATCGTCAAAGTCTCTTCGGTCACCGATATGGCGCGGGAGATTTTGAGGGACTTGGAGCGGCAGGGGCTGGCGGAAGGGCTTCCCGATGAGTCGGCGCTGTGGCAGATCCCCCAGCTTCACGCGATCGAAGAGGCCGCTTTGGCCCAACGCGCCCGTCGGATCGCCCAAAGTCGGGGCTATCCGGCGGAGATGGGTGAGCGGTGTATTGAGTAG
- a CDS encoding phosphoglycolate phosphatase, with amino-acid sequence MRFRDRTHLLFDLDGTLIDSVPDLAKALNATLQELGLPTYDEATIRNWIGNGAAMLVKRGLAGNRQIDPEQDEALFSEAMERFLGHYERVLNDATGLYPGVAETLDALKDAGYTMAVVTNKPSQFVGPILRNLSIDSFFDVIVGGEDLPRKKPDPLPLLHACERMGCGKDQALMIGDSANDILAAQTAGIPVIAVSYGYDNGRSVRELGADEVIGEFTEILKKLQR; translated from the coding sequence ATGAGATTCCGCGACAGGACCCATCTGCTCTTCGACCTCGACGGCACCCTCATCGATAGCGTACCCGATCTGGCCAAGGCGCTTAACGCGACTTTGCAGGAATTGGGACTGCCCACTTATGATGAAGCGACGATCCGAAACTGGATCGGCAACGGGGCGGCGATGCTGGTCAAGCGGGGGTTGGCGGGTAATCGCCAGATCGATCCCGAGCAGGATGAGGCGCTTTTTTCCGAAGCGATGGAGCGTTTTCTGGGTCACTATGAGCGGGTGCTCAATGACGCCACCGGGCTCTACCCTGGCGTAGCCGAGACCCTGGATGCCCTGAAGGACGCGGGATACACGATGGCGGTGGTGACCAACAAACCCTCCCAATTCGTCGGCCCCATCCTGCGAAACCTCTCCATAGACAGCTTTTTTGATGTAATTGTGGGGGGCGAAGACTTGCCGCGCAAAAAGCCCGATCCCCTGCCACTGCTGCACGCCTGCGAGCGGATGGGCTGCGGCAAAGATCAGGCCCTGATGATCGGAGACTCCGCCAACGACATCCTGGCCGCCCAGACGGCGGGCATCCCGGTCATCGCCGTCAGCTACGGCTACGATAACGGGCGATCGGTCAGGGAGCTGGGAGCGGACGAGGTGATCGGGGAATTCACGGAGATCTTGAAGAAATTACAGCGTTGA
- a CDS encoding CvfB family protein codes for MSNGVTEQPSNRDESTDEDRRKVKKLSDALEIGRVNTLEVYKRSEFGLFLRAGNGDEVLLPNAYVTPEMGVGDRLEVFCYHDSQDRPVATTERPTAMLDEYGIFEVVDYRPYGAFVDWGLPKDLFVPLSQQKEYFRIGEKKLLRVCRDEQTGRLYATQKLSKYFVRDMKGLKPGQEVELMILAKTPLGYKAIVDGKYEGMLFSNEIFEALEIGARRHGYIVKVRPDHKLDLSLRPPGKEAKLQEAQAKILEVLREAGGALPMNYKNSPEEIKSRFGLSRKIFKAALTALLEQGRIVVSEKGISLK; via the coding sequence ATGAGTAACGGAGTAACCGAGCAACCGAGTAACCGAGATGAAAGTACCGACGAGGATCGACGGAAGGTTAAAAAACTTTCTGATGCCTTGGAGATTGGGCGGGTCAACACTCTGGAGGTCTATAAGCGCAGTGAGTTTGGGCTTTTTCTTCGTGCCGGGAACGGGGATGAGGTCTTGCTGCCCAATGCCTATGTGACGCCCGAGATGGGGGTGGGGGATCGGCTGGAGGTCTTTTGTTATCACGATTCACAGGATCGGCCGGTGGCGACGACCGAGCGGCCCACGGCGATGCTTGATGAGTATGGGATTTTCGAAGTGGTGGATTACCGTCCCTACGGCGCCTTTGTCGATTGGGGATTGCCCAAGGATCTCTTCGTCCCCCTCTCCCAGCAGAAAGAGTACTTCCGTATCGGGGAGAAAAAGTTGTTGCGGGTCTGCCGGGATGAACAGACCGGGCGGCTCTATGCCACCCAGAAGCTGAGCAAATATTTTGTCCGCGATATGAAGGGGCTGAAACCGGGGCAGGAGGTGGAGCTGATGATTTTGGCCAAAACTCCGCTGGGTTACAAGGCGATCGTCGACGGTAAATATGAGGGGATGCTCTTTTCCAATGAGATCTTCGAAGCGTTGGAGATCGGGGCGCGCCGCCACGGATATATCGTCAAAGTCCGGCCCGATCACAAACTGGATTTGAGCCTGCGCCCTCCCGGAAAAGAGGCCAAACTACAGGAAGCCCAGGCGAAGATTCTGGAGGTCCTCCGGGAAGCGGGAGGAGCGCTTCCGATGAATTACAAAAACTCCCCCGAGGAGATCAAATCCCGCTTCGGCCTGAGCCGTAAAATCTTCAAGGCAGCTCTCACCGCTTTGTTGGAGCAGGGGAGGATCGTAGTTTCGGAGAAGGGAATCTCCCTGAAATAG
- a CDS encoding tRNA (cytidine(34)-2'-O)-methyltransferase — protein sequence MFNIVLVHPKIPPNTGNIARLCVNLGAKLHLIEPLGFDISEKAVRRAGLDYWKDLDLTVWESIEAFLAEHPIDGHCHLATTKTERLYWEAEYHPGDWLIFGSETEGLPAELLQSRPDRCITIPMSPAGRSINLSVAVGIVAYEALRQSASRLGELRM from the coding sequence ATGTTCAATATCGTCCTTGTCCATCCAAAAATCCCGCCCAACACCGGCAACATCGCCCGGCTCTGCGTCAACCTGGGGGCGAAGCTCCATCTCATCGAACCTCTGGGCTTCGATATCTCTGAAAAGGCGGTGCGTCGGGCTGGGTTGGATTACTGGAAAGACCTCGATTTAACGGTTTGGGAGTCGATTGAGGCTTTTCTTGCGGAGCATCCGATCGACGGACATTGCCATTTGGCCACAACCAAAACGGAGCGGCTCTATTGGGAAGCGGAGTATCATCCCGGAGATTGGTTGATCTTCGGTTCCGAGACCGAGGGGTTGCCTGCGGAACTGTTGCAAAGCCGGCCCGATCGATGCATCACGATCCCGATGTCGCCGGCGGGGCGGAGTATCAATCTCTCGGTGGCGGTGGGGATTGTGGCGTATGAAGCTTTGCGCCAATCCGCTTCGCGGCTTGGCGAATTGAGAATGTAA
- a CDS encoding OST-HTH/LOTUS domain-containing protein: protein MNLPDNFFHHDAQGFFLPDSHSGINVENIGRKQNTLIEGIRGTGKTHVLKMIQRNRLEQFGENRILPVYLSVAKISEHAKKDPDIFRMYLYGNLVREAISIANINKESLQPNKTLLKKSFHSITRMFGISANEPFDRVLDKINVLSDQLFDEFEFGLLGKYINKEQAREISLSKGGNIKAGVSLVGNNVDSSLSENKILQNTERSQEGVAFLGKKLSHNDAVDFLITFLKQLQVILDLDYTLLLIDECSEAPKNAQIEIFRLLKTIRGADSLLPESGSSCAYFVASVYPKSHTYYPTIKNDGFNFEPGHDFTTNYLQWDVTDNIGYEQFFKDMLINRAKSLLGYSGTIDQFIHELFDKKDTFLLAIYSSHGIPRRFWEILKRAYYNGNGKIRYNNISNTILGIAQEQLIDHNLLSEKEQDFIQYQARRLNSQNAEIRRINRRSRRSKPQNIFFEINRNNSNNIQSIIMVGAMHDMKRIRAKKNKSIAKPLYALDIAIAFSLKSIPEGEFIEFLKNELHRNATTNFTNALSVLSKHFIESSQEEIEELATSLDSENDMIVGAEEGINKEEYYGTIEEVTKYSGIILPDDEEKEAVFQISNIGEADRKYIQIGDRVIFNSSWVDGTRVATNIRKINVYKAEGTITKIFKDLFGTITILEDGTEAFFLLKDADEKLEKGDFVEFSIEETNTNKRKAYNIRLKDTVRYAEIPKKEIVAYIYSIIDNSDNPVSLADLGNRIINKYGDIVRLSHWFGHKKLMHFIASLDLKDLHIDNSSGPGYISYKKIKNNSVKIGKQGDGFILFTDHEKLINKLSNEIGIPKLSREEYKKIFRLLKELIDEEGYTFNYTAKRLRDVARKNNIRLNRVGSNFILRGIVYAGHWFEQPEDTKKLQQAFYKNTVSLIEQNNFLLDEHDSELLKDIFDIKDMKKKKLRKGIRIIKKANG, encoded by the coding sequence ATGAACTTACCTGATAACTTTTTCCATCATGATGCCCAAGGATTTTTCCTCCCGGATTCACATTCAGGCATTAATGTTGAAAATATTGGTCGTAAACAAAATACCCTTATAGAAGGTATTAGAGGTACTGGGAAAACGCATGTTTTAAAAATGATCCAAAGAAACCGTTTAGAACAATTTGGTGAAAATAGAATTTTGCCAGTTTATTTATCAGTTGCAAAAATTAGTGAACATGCCAAAAAAGATCCAGATATATTTAGAATGTATTTATATGGAAATTTAGTTAGAGAAGCAATTTCTATTGCAAATATAAATAAGGAAAGTCTCCAGCCTAATAAAACACTTTTGAAAAAAAGTTTTCACTCAATTACAAGAATGTTTGGAATATCGGCCAATGAACCCTTTGACAGGGTTTTAGATAAGATAAATGTTCTTTCAGATCAATTATTTGATGAATTTGAATTTGGCTTACTTGGAAAATACATTAACAAAGAACAGGCTAGAGAAATATCACTTTCTAAAGGAGGAAATATAAAAGCAGGAGTATCCTTAGTTGGCAATAATGTTGATTCTTCTTTATCAGAAAATAAAATATTACAAAATACAGAAAGAAGCCAGGAAGGTGTAGCTTTTCTTGGAAAAAAACTTTCTCACAATGACGCAGTAGATTTTTTAATTACTTTCTTAAAACAATTACAAGTAATATTAGACTTAGATTACACTCTTCTTCTAATCGACGAATGCTCAGAAGCACCAAAAAATGCACAGATCGAAATATTTAGGTTACTCAAAACTATCCGGGGCGCAGATTCACTGTTGCCAGAATCTGGTTCCTCTTGTGCCTACTTTGTTGCATCTGTTTACCCAAAGAGTCACACTTATTATCCCACTATCAAGAATGATGGGTTTAATTTTGAGCCTGGTCATGATTTTACTACAAACTATCTTCAATGGGATGTAACTGACAATATTGGATATGAACAATTTTTTAAAGATATGTTGATTAATCGTGCAAAAAGTCTTTTAGGGTACTCTGGAACAATAGATCAGTTTATACATGAGCTGTTTGATAAAAAAGATACTTTCTTGCTTGCAATATACTCTTCACATGGTATTCCAAGACGATTTTGGGAGATATTGAAGAGAGCTTATTATAACGGTAATGGAAAAATTAGATATAACAATATATCTAATACAATTCTTGGGATTGCTCAGGAACAACTCATAGACCACAACCTTTTGAGTGAAAAGGAACAGGATTTTATTCAATACCAAGCCCGTAGATTAAATAGTCAAAATGCTGAAATAAGGCGTATAAACAGAAGAAGTAGGCGGAGTAAGCCTCAGAATATATTTTTTGAAATAAATAGAAATAATTCAAATAATATACAAAGTATTATTATGGTTGGTGCAATGCATGATATGAAAAGAATTAGAGCAAAAAAAAATAAAAGTATTGCTAAGCCTTTATATGCGCTTGACATTGCAATTGCGTTTTCCTTAAAATCAATACCAGAAGGTGAATTTATTGAATTTTTAAAAAATGAACTACATCGCAATGCTACAACAAATTTCACAAATGCTTTATCTGTGCTATCAAAACACTTTATCGAATCGTCACAAGAGGAAATAGAAGAATTAGCTACAAGCTTAGATAGTGAAAATGATATGATAGTCGGTGCAGAGGAAGGCATTAATAAAGAAGAATATTATGGAACAATTGAGGAAGTAACGAAGTATTCAGGTATTATTTTGCCTGATGATGAAGAAAAAGAGGCAGTATTCCAAATAAGCAATATTGGTGAAGCTGATAGAAAATATATACAAATTGGCGATAGAGTAATTTTCAATAGTAGTTGGGTTGATGGAACTAGAGTTGCAACAAATATTAGAAAAATAAATGTTTATAAAGCCGAAGGTACGATTACAAAAATATTCAAAGATTTGTTTGGGACAATTACTATACTTGAAGATGGTACAGAGGCTTTCTTCCTCTTGAAAGATGCTGATGAGAAGCTAGAAAAAGGTGATTTTGTTGAGTTTTCAATAGAAGAAACAAACACTAACAAAAGGAAAGCATATAATATCAGGTTAAAAGATACTGTAAGGTATGCAGAAATACCCAAAAAGGAAATTGTTGCCTATATTTATTCAATTATTGATAATTCAGACAATCCAGTTAGTTTGGCAGATTTGGGAAATAGGATTATTAATAAATATGGTGATATTGTTCGATTAAGCCACTGGTTTGGACATAAAAAGCTTATGCATTTCATCGCAAGTCTAGATTTGAAAGATTTGCATATCGATAATAGCTCTGGACCTGGATATATATCGTATAAGAAAATCAAAAATAACTCAGTTAAGATAGGGAAACAAGGTGATGGTTTTATATTATTCACTGATCATGAAAAGTTGATAAACAAATTATCAAATGAAATTGGCATCCCTAAATTATCAAGAGAAGAATACAAAAAAATATTTAGACTATTAAAAGAATTAATTGATGAAGAAGGTTATACTTTCAATTATACAGCAAAGCGACTCAGGGATGTGGCAAGAAAAAACAATATACGATTAAATAGAGTAGGCAGTAATTTTATTTTACGGGGAATTGTATATGCTGGTCATTGGTTTGAACAACCAGAAGACACCAAAAAGCTACAACAGGCTTTTTATAAAAATACAGTATCGCTAATCGAACAAAACAATTTTTTATTAGATGAACATGATTCAGAGTTACTAAAAGATATTTTTGATATTAAAGATATGAAAAAAAAGAAATTAAGAAAAGGAATCAGAATCATAAAAAAGGCGAATGGGTAA
- the cydB gene encoding cytochrome d ubiquinol oxidase subunit II, which yields MFEKLSYLTLQEYWWFLIALLGGLFVFMTFVQGGQTLLWRLGKTEAERDLIVNALGRKWELTFTTLVMFGGALFAAFPLFYAVSFGGAYYVWMAILFCFIIQAVAYEYRKKPNNVFGERTYELFLFINGSLGIILIGIALGTLFTGGHFVVNENHLSHWTRPTYGLEAVLNPFNVAFGLMLFFLSQILAALYFIDTIDEEAIVTRSRQVLKVESLIFLALFAYVVYSIVTMSGYGYDPQTLEVHKESFKFLHNLKAMPFVAGMILLGTVLLLSGIGMGLFAKSDKGIWPAGLGVVMVVVGLFLLLGYNHTVFYPSLDDPQSSLSIQNASGSRYTLIAMSYVSLMVPLVLGYIIVVWRAMNRHKMTIQEVENDPHHY from the coding sequence ATGTTTGAAAAACTTTCCTACCTGACCCTGCAAGAGTATTGGTGGTTCCTCATTGCGCTTCTGGGGGGACTCTTTGTCTTCATGACCTTCGTCCAGGGCGGGCAGACCCTGCTCTGGCGCCTGGGGAAAACGGAAGCCGAGCGTGACCTCATCGTCAATGCCCTGGGGCGCAAATGGGAGCTGACCTTCACCACGCTGGTGATGTTCGGCGGGGCGCTTTTTGCGGCCTTCCCCCTCTTCTACGCCGTCAGCTTCGGCGGGGCCTACTATGTCTGGATGGCGATCCTCTTCTGCTTCATCATCCAGGCTGTCGCCTACGAATACCGCAAAAAGCCCAACAATGTCTTCGGGGAACGCACTTACGAGCTTTTCCTCTTCATCAACGGCTCTTTGGGGATCATCCTCATCGGGATCGCCCTGGGGACCCTCTTTACCGGTGGGCATTTCGTCGTGAACGAGAACCACCTCTCCCACTGGACCCGCCCCACCTACGGCCTGGAGGCGGTACTCAACCCCTTCAACGTCGCCTTCGGACTGATGCTCTTTTTCCTCTCCCAGATCCTGGCGGCCCTCTATTTCATCGACACCATCGACGAAGAGGCCATCGTCACCCGCTCCCGCCAGGTGCTCAAAGTCGAGAGCCTGATTTTCCTGGCCCTCTTTGCCTACGTGGTCTACTCCATCGTCACGATGAGCGGCTACGGCTACGACCCGCAGACGCTGGAGGTCCACAAAGAGAGCTTCAAATTCCTCCACAACCTCAAGGCGATGCCTTTCGTTGCCGGGATGATCCTGCTAGGTACGGTGCTGCTGCTCTCAGGCATCGGAATGGGCCTCTTCGCCAAAAGCGACAAGGGGATCTGGCCGGCTGGCCTGGGTGTGGTGATGGTGGTCGTGGGGCTCTTTTTGCTCCTGGGCTACAACCACACCGTCTTCTACCCCTCCCTGGACGACCCACAGAGCTCTCTGAGTATCCAAAACGCCTCCGGTAGCCGCTACACCCTAATAGCGATGTCTTACGTTTCACTGATGGTCCCGCTGGTCCTGGGCTACATCATCGTCGTCTGGCGGGCGATGAACCGGCACAAAATGACGATCCAAGAGGTCGAGAACGACCCCCATCACTATTAA
- the purU gene encoding formyltetrahydrofolate deformylase, producing the protein MAERARVLIDCNDERGLVYRISKVFYDYELNIDSNREFVDKEAHKFFMRSVVTGEFDEKALQRDLKAAVPPEANVRVITPSRKKIVILATKESHALGDILIRHADGELEADIEAVIANREVLRDLVERFDIPFVYIPADGLEREEHEAKVLAELEKYAFDYMVLAKYMRILTPSFVSHYPGRIINIHHSFLPAFVGANPYKQAYERGVKIIGATAHFVTDDLDEGPIIAQDVIPVNHRFDWKDMQRAGRDVEKIVLSRALNLVLNDRVFIHGNKTIVF; encoded by the coding sequence ATGGCAGAGCGGGCACGGGTATTGATCGATTGCAACGACGAGCGGGGACTGGTTTACCGCATTTCGAAAGTTTTTTACGATTACGAACTCAATATCGACAGCAACCGGGAATTCGTCGATAAAGAGGCGCACAAATTCTTTATGCGTTCCGTGGTGACCGGGGAGTTCGACGAGAAGGCCCTCCAGCGTGATCTCAAAGCGGCGGTGCCCCCCGAAGCCAATGTGCGGGTGATCACTCCCAGCCGCAAGAAGATCGTGATCCTGGCGACCAAGGAGTCCCACGCCCTGGGGGATATCCTGATCCGTCACGCCGACGGAGAGCTGGAGGCCGATATCGAGGCGGTGATCGCCAACCGTGAGGTGCTGCGGGACCTGGTGGAGCGCTTCGATATTCCCTTTGTCTATATCCCCGCCGACGGGCTCGAGCGCGAAGAGCACGAGGCGAAGGTCCTGGCGGAGCTGGAGAAGTATGCCTTCGACTATATGGTCCTGGCGAAATATATGCGGATCCTCACCCCCTCCTTTGTCTCCCATTATCCGGGGCGGATCATCAATATCCACCACTCCTTCCTCCCTGCCTTCGTCGGGGCCAACCCTTACAAACAGGCCTATGAACGGGGAGTCAAGATCATCGGCGCCACCGCCCACTTCGTCACCGACGATTTGGACGAAGGTCCCATCATCGCCCAGGATGTCATCCCGGTCAACCACCGCTTCGACTGGAAGGATATGCAACGCGCCGGGCGGGATGTGGAGAAGATCGTCCTCTCCCGGGCCCTGAACCTGGTGCTCAACGACCGGGTCTTCATCCACGGCAACAAGACGATCGTCTTTTGA
- a CDS encoding tRNA (5-methylaminomethyl-2-thiouridine)(34)-methyltransferase MnmD, with the protein MPLYDPEKRAEKKVVPTADGTPTLYSAEFDECYHSTRDGALKESLHKHILPAFSLAETDKEELVILDVCFGLGYNTLTTLLYFREHPIPGKVKIFSPEFDRELVASLERFEYPEAFKPFRPVIESLARSGRYADEHIEISILFGDARERIPQIPLPVNIVYQDPFSPKKNPLLWTREYFADLRRIASEDLILTTYSSATPVRMGLYENGFLLYEAPGGEVRQGTVASLKPLPLTPIDMELKKERNPAAASLRDRDF; encoded by the coding sequence ATGCCCCTCTATGATCCTGAAAAACGCGCCGAAAAGAAAGTCGTCCCAACCGCGGACGGCACCCCAACCCTCTACTCCGCCGAGTTTGACGAGTGCTACCACTCCACACGGGACGGAGCGCTCAAAGAGTCGCTGCACAAGCACATCCTTCCCGCCTTCTCCCTGGCCGAGACCGACAAAGAGGAGCTGGTAATCCTGGATGTCTGTTTCGGCCTGGGGTACAACACCCTCACGACACTGCTGTATTTCCGGGAGCATCCTATCCCTGGGAAGGTAAAAATTTTTTCTCCCGAATTTGACCGGGAACTGGTCGCCTCTTTGGAGCGTTTCGAGTACCCCGAGGCCTTCAAACCCTTTCGACCCGTCATCGAAAGCCTGGCCCGCAGCGGCCGCTATGCCGATGAGCACATCGAAATCTCCATCCTCTTCGGTGATGCCAGAGAGAGGATCCCCCAAATCCCCCTGCCGGTCAATATCGTTTACCAAGACCCTTTCAGCCCCAAGAAAAATCCCCTGCTCTGGACCCGGGAGTATTTCGCCGATCTGCGCCGCATCGCCTCCGAGGATCTGATCCTCACCACCTACTCCAGCGCCACCCCGGTACGGATGGGGCTCTATGAAAACGGCTTTTTACTCTACGAAGCTCCGGGTGGGGAAGTGAGGCAGGGCACCGTCGCTTCCCTCAAACCGCTACCGCTCACCCCCATAGATATGGAATTGAAAAAAGAGCGCAATCCCGCCGCCGCCAGTTTGAGGGATCGGGACTTCTGA